The Bacteroides sp. AN502(2024) DNA segment AAAACGGATGCATGAATTCCAAACCCACTCCCAACGTTTATAAATATTGTTATACTGATATTCAATTCCAGTTTTCAACTGCAGTTTTTTATTGATATTATAAGAAAAGCCCGTGCCAATATAATATTGAGTAGGCGTAGTTGGCAAATATTACAGTCCGGTTTTTATCAATGCTATAACCGCCATAAACATGATAATTTAAACGGTTAGTAAGTCCAAAGTGAGTGTCGGTATGTCGTTTTATTAATACCCTGGAATTTCCTGTATCCAACAAGAAGTTTATAAATAACCGCTTATGAACAGAGGAATTTGCATAGAGAGTGGATCTTGCCATATAATTAATTCATTGACTTTAAAGGTTGATATGGAATATTTTTTTGCGAAAAAGGTAGGTTGGGGCAATTGTAAATCTTCAATAAATAAAATCGCGGAGTGAGAGTCTTGCAGACGTTTTTGGGGAAAGAACGCTTTGTTAAGATCCCTTAACGCCTCTTTGTTCATCTGAATTTCAGTTTCTCCCTCCAATAGTTTCTTTAATTTTAAAGAGCCATTTGATGTCCACACATCTTGTCCTTGCATAACCAAAGGTAGAAACAAAAGAGATATGATAATCAATATGAATTTCATTTTATCCTATCAAAAGCTGAAAACTATTAATAATCCGTTATATTTCTTATCCTTTATGCCATGAGTGGATAAGTTGCTTTAAAGTACTATAATCATAACGTGAATATGTAATATTTTCCCTATGTACCTCCTTGATATTTAACATCAATAAACACATGTTTACAAGAGTTCTCTATCAAGGGATATTCAAAAACTTATTAATTCTATAGACGTCTACTCATAATGTTTTTCTTGGACTGTAAAAGGTCTTTGTCTTTTGGTAGGATAGCTTCAATGCTTTTGCATACCGACACCTCCTGTTTACATCCTGATTAATAAGAAGCAATTATGAGGCATGAAAACATTTTATATCCCGTAATCGATAATCACTAATCTATCTCTTATTTCTTTACCAGCCGGATAATCCGTCCGTCTTTCTCATAAGAGAAATGATTAGTATGCGTTAGTACATTCAATATCTCGTCCGGCATACTATCGGTAGAGAATTCACCGGTAAACCGTTCTGATTTCAATGCTTCATCCTTATAAACAAATTTGATATCGTATAACTTCTCCATAATATTGGTTATTTCCAATAAAGAATGTTGCTTAAATTCCAACTTGCCATTAATCCAAAGAAGCACATCTGTAGGCTGGTTATATTCTATCAACTCTGCCTGATAAGTATCTGTATTCACATTCAATGTCTGTCCAGGTTTCAGCAAATAACCGTTTTCCTTAGTTCGCGGAGAATCTACCCGAACCAACCCTTGAAGTAAAGTAGTCACTACCCTATTCTCTTCTTCACGTGCACGCACATTAAACTTAGTACCCAACACACAGGTCTTGATCTGCTTACTATTTACTATGAACGGAGCATGCTTGTCATGAGCCACTTCAAAATAAGCCTCACCTGATAAGTCGATCTCACGATCCGAAGTCCAAAAAGAAGTATGATAAACCAGTTTCGAAGACGCATTCAGCCATACCCTACTACCATCCGGTAACACAGTCTGCGCTCTTTGTCCGGCAGCAGTTATCACCTCATAATCCGAAAGCTTATTAGAAAGTAATCCCCAGCCAATTCCACCGGCAAAAACGAGTCCGACAAGAAAAGCAGCCGCCACAGTAGCATAACTTCCCCAACGGATCGAGAGACTTTTCCGCTTAGCCTTTTTCTTCTTTTCTCTGATAGCTGATTTAAATTGCTCCAACGACACCTCTGTATCTACAGCATTCATTACCACCATACGCTCACCCACAAAAAGAGTGTAATAAAGTTGCTCCAAAATTTTCCGGTTTTCTGGTACTTCTTCGCACCAAGCCTCCACCCGAGCAGCTTCTTCATCGTTACATTCACCCTGCAGATAATTCACCAAAATAGTTTCATCCATGTCTTTTATCTTTTTACAAAAAAACTATAATATCTTTATAATAATACAGTTGTAAGTACAAATATACTAAAGAGAAAAAGAAAAAAATATTTTTCTCGCATTTTTATTTTATTTATCTACTTCTTTCCCTATTTTTGTCTTACATAAATAAAAAAAGAATGTCACAATCTCCGATATATTTGGATATTAATAATAACAAGTCCGTTATCACTGCCCTAAAAGCAGGAGAAGAAAAAGTTTTTGACTTCGTCTACAGACATTATTTCCGTAGACTATGTGCTTTTTGTTCCCAATATGTAAGTGAGCAGGAAGAAGTAGAGGAGATTGTACAAGAAACAATGATGTGGCTATGGGAAAATCGATGCACTCTTTTAGAAGATCTTACACTCAAAACACTTCTTTTTACGATTGTCAAGAACAAAGCCCTCAACCGTCTTTCCCATTTTGAAATCAAACGAAAAGTACATCAGGAAATCGTTGATAAATATGATAGTGAGTTCAATAACCCGGACTTCTATTTGAGTGATGAACTTTTCCGTTTATATGAAGAAGCACTAAAAAAACTTCCGAAAGAATATCTCGAAGCATACGAGATGAACCGCAATCAACATCTGACGCATAAAGAAATTGCTGAGAAGCTAAATGTATCTCCACAAACAGTTAATTACAGGATTGGACAAGCCTTAAAGTTATTACGAGTAGCTTTAAAAGACTATCTCCCTTTATTCATACTTATTTTCGGACCCAACTTTTTTAAACAATCATGAAATCAAACTCTTAAACAGAAACATGAGCGAACTTTTAGTCTATAAAGCCTCCGCAGGTTCAGGTAAAACATTTACCTTGGCAGTAGAATATATCAAACTGTTAATTCTCAATCCCCGCGCCTACCGGAGAATTCTCGCTGTCACCTTTACCAATAAGGCTACAGCAGAAATGAAAGAACGTATTCTTAGTCAGCTTTACGGCATACAGATAGGCGATAAAGATTCCGAAGCCTATCTCAACCGAATTAAAGAAGAGACAGGAAAATCCGAACGGGAGATACAGGAAACGGCAGGTGTTGCCCTTAGTTATATGCTGCATGATTACAGCCGATTCAGGGTAGAGACTATCGACTCATTTTTTCAATCTGTCATGCGCAATCTCGCGCGGGAACTGGAACTTAGCCCGAATCTGAATATCGAGTTAAATAATACCGAAGTTCTTAGTGACGCTGTAGATAGTATGATCGAGAAACTGGACTCCACTTCTCCCGTCCTCGCATGGTTGCTAGATTATATCAACGAGCGAGTTGCCGATGATAAACGTTGGAACGTATCGGACGAAGTGAAAAGTTTCGGACGCAATATTTTCGATGAAGGTTATATTGAAAAGGGAGAAGGACTCCGGCAACGGTTACGAAATCCGGATACCATCAAAGAGTATCGCAAACAACTGAAAGCTTTGGAAACGGAAATACTGGAACAGATGAAAGGATTCTACGACCAATTCGAAGGAGAACTGGATGGCCACGCGCTAACTGCCGATGACCTGAAAAACGGTTCACGCGGAATCGGAAGTTATTTCCGTAAACTTAATAATGGTGTTTTAGGCAATGATATCCGTAATGCCACTGTAAAAAAATGTCTGGAAGACGCAAAAAACTGGGCAACTAAGACTTCTCCCCGCTACGCGGATATCATTCGTTTAGCCAACTCCAGCCTCATGCAAATTCTGAAAGATGCCGAAAAGTTGCGTTCCAAGAATAATTTGTTACTGAATAGTTGCCGATTATCCCTGCAACACCTCAACAAAGTACAACTTCTCGCCAATATCGATGAAGAAGTACGTCAGTTGAATCATGACAACAATCGTTTTCTATTAT contains these protein-coding regions:
- a CDS encoding DUF4858 domain-containing protein, yielding MQGQDVWTSNGSLKLKKLLEGETEIQMNKEALRDLNKAFFPQKRLQDSHSAILFIEDLQLPQPTFFAKKYSISTFKVNELIIWQDPLSMQIPLFISGYL
- a CDS encoding FecR family protein; this encodes MDETILVNYLQGECNDEEAARVEAWCEEVPENRKILEQLYYTLFVGERMVVMNAVDTEVSLEQFKSAIREKKKKAKRKSLSIRWGSYATVAAAFLVGLVFAGGIGWGLLSNKLSDYEVITAAGQRAQTVLPDGSRVWLNASSKLVYHTSFWTSDREIDLSGEAYFEVAHDKHAPFIVNSKQIKTCVLGTKFNVRAREEENRVVTTLLQGLVRVDSPRTKENGYLLKPGQTLNVNTDTYQAELIEYNQPTDVLLWINGKLEFKQHSLLEITNIMEKLYDIKFVYKDEALKSERFTGEFSTDSMPDEILNVLTHTNHFSYEKDGRIIRLVKK
- a CDS encoding RNA polymerase sigma-70 factor, giving the protein MSQSPIYLDINNNKSVITALKAGEEKVFDFVYRHYFRRLCAFCSQYVSEQEEVEEIVQETMMWLWENRCTLLEDLTLKTLLFTIVKNKALNRLSHFEIKRKVHQEIVDKYDSEFNNPDFYLSDELFRLYEEALKKLPKEYLEAYEMNRNQHLTHKEIAEKLNVSPQTVNYRIGQALKLLRVALKDYLPLFILIFGPNFFKQS